One window from the genome of Pseudanabaena yagii GIHE-NHR1 encodes:
- a CDS encoding DUF29 domain-containing protein has translation MTQTIEQKSTLYDRDLNLWLEEVIAKLKAGDFQNLDVENLIEELEGLAGRDRRELESRLTRLIEHILKRCYVNLPECYRGWEITIVNQRAELTTLLEQSPSLKGHFSQVFDRAFDTALKLVKLEYSDTTFPNVWQFSRDAKKVLNLNFWTSV, from the coding sequence ATGACCCAGACTATCGAGCAAAAATCCACGCTATACGATCGCGATCTTAATTTGTGGTTAGAAGAAGTGATCGCAAAGTTAAAAGCAGGTGATTTTCAAAATTTAGATGTCGAAAACTTAATTGAGGAGTTAGAGGGTTTGGCGGGTAGAGATCGGCGCGAATTAGAATCACGTTTGACTAGATTGATTGAGCATATCCTCAAACGTTGTTATGTAAATCTGCCTGAGTGTTATCGAGGTTGGGAAATTACAATCGTTAATCAAAGGGCTGAATTAACTACACTATTGGAGCAGTCTCCCAGTCTGAAAGGTCATTTCTCACAGGTTTTTGACCGAGCTTTTGACACTGCCCTCAAACTCGTAAAGCTAGAATATTCTGATACTACTTTTCCTAATGTATGGCAATTTAGCCGAGATGCTAAGAAAGTTTTAAATTTAAATTTTTGGACAAGTGTTTAG
- a CDS encoding type II toxin-antitoxin system RelE/ParE family toxin: MSNIKRIKASFFKTESGKEPVRDWLMTLSKEDRQKIGEDIKTIEFGFPIGMPTCRPMGKGLYEVRTNLENTITRVLFCVEGEQMILLHGFTKKT, encoded by the coding sequence ATGAGCAATATTAAGAGAATTAAAGCAAGCTTTTTTAAAACCGAATCTGGCAAAGAACCTGTTAGGGATTGGCTGATGACTTTATCGAAAGAAGATAGACAAAAAATAGGAGAAGATATTAAAACAATTGAGTTTGGATTTCCTATCGGAATGCCTACCTGTCGCCCTATGGGTAAAGGATTGTATGAGGTGCGTACTAACCTTGAGAATACGATTACCAGAGTTCTGTTTTGTGTGGAAGGCGAGCAAATGATTCTTCTGCATGGGTTTACTAAGAAAACCTAA
- a CDS encoding IS4 family transposase, translated as MKEINLFREKLQQHLQWNRARLAFVSMFLIALMRVKTVNLAEIATGFSGYAKVESHYKRLQRFFRDFEVDYEKIALMVVKVMQIPEPWVISIDRTDWEFGKTVFNVLTLGIVHYGIAFPLVWMMLDKKGNSNTRERCELCNRFLEIFGDRKIDFLSADREFVGEDWLDYLLCEPCNRFRIRIRKNTLLNDGQKKLRADICFQDLQVGQSKVLSKPRKVWNHWLRIAAMRLDDGDLLIVATTHDPDTAIADYAKRWAIETLFGCFKTRGFCLESTHLQDPERLSKLIALLTLALCWAFSSGLWLAQLNPLKPKKHGRLPKSIFRLGFDFLRHIIFDLHLNSQAFFNSIKFLSCT; from the coding sequence ATGAAAGAGATTAACCTATTCCGAGAAAAGTTGCAGCAACATCTGCAATGGAATAGAGCAAGACTAGCCTTTGTGTCCATGTTCTTGATCGCGCTAATGCGAGTAAAGACAGTAAACCTAGCTGAAATTGCCACAGGATTTAGTGGTTATGCCAAAGTCGAATCACACTATAAGAGGTTACAGAGATTTTTTCGAGACTTTGAAGTGGACTATGAAAAGATCGCACTCATGGTCGTCAAAGTCATGCAAATCCCCGAACCTTGGGTAATTTCTATCGACCGCACCGATTGGGAATTCGGTAAAACCGTGTTTAATGTGCTGACATTGGGAATAGTGCATTACGGTATTGCATTCCCGTTGGTATGGATGATGCTGGACAAAAAAGGTAACTCAAACACCCGTGAGCGCTGTGAATTGTGTAATCGATTTCTGGAAATATTTGGAGACCGCAAAATCGACTTTTTGAGTGCAGACCGAGAGTTTGTCGGTGAGGATTGGTTAGATTACTTGTTGTGTGAACCATGTAACCGTTTTCGTATCCGCATTCGTAAAAATACTTTGCTCAATGACGGGCAGAAAAAACTGCGTGCCGACATTTGTTTTCAAGACCTCCAAGTTGGTCAGTCCAAAGTATTGTCCAAGCCCAGAAAGGTTTGGAACCATTGGCTTCGTATAGCCGCTATGCGTCTTGATGATGGCGATTTATTAATTGTCGCGACGACTCATGACCCTGATACGGCTATTGCTGACTATGCTAAGCGTTGGGCTATTGAGACTTTATTCGGGTGCTTTAAAACCCGTGGCTTTTGTTTGGAGTCCACTCATCTTCAAGATCCTGAACGTCTTTCCAAACTAATTGCTTTGCTTACTCTGGCTTTATGTTGGGCTTTTTCTTCTGGGCTTTGGTTGGCTCAACTAAATCCCCTCAAGCCTAAAAAACACGGTCGTCTTCCTAAAAGCATTTTTCGCCTTGGTTTTGATTTCCTTCGTCACATCATCTTTGACTTACATCTCAATTCTCAAGCCTTCTTTAACTCCATTAAATTTTTGTCCTGTACTTAG
- a CDS encoding helix-turn-helix domain-containing protein has product MSNNCHLGSAFDDFLEQEGILNEVTEAALKRVLAWQVEQAMKERGLTKSKMAKSMQTSRAALDRLLDPEYDSVTLRTLDKAARAVGKRIKIDLVDVI; this is encoded by the coding sequence ATGTCTAACAATTGTCATTTAGGTTCTGCTTTTGATGACTTTCTAGAACAGGAAGGAATCTTAAACGAAGTAACAGAAGCTGCGTTGAAGCGTGTTTTGGCTTGGCAAGTTGAGCAAGCAATGAAAGAACGTGGCTTAACTAAATCCAAGATGGCTAAGTCTATGCAAACTAGCCGCGCAGCACTAGATCGCTTACTTGATCCTGAGTATGATTCTGTAACTTTACGAACTTTAGATAAGGCAGCTAGGGCAGTGGGTAAAAGAATTAAGATAGATCTGGTTGATGTAATTTAA
- a CDS encoding type II toxin-antitoxin system RelE/ParE family toxin, with amino-acid sequence MPQYTISPTAIRDLEDIIDYFTERNVETGDRLLNEFTKKCRYLTQFPLIGRSYSQIRNYLRGIPMQNYIIFYRVIDEDIEIMRVIRGDRNLEAMFEENP; translated from the coding sequence ATGCCTCAATACACCATATCCCCCACAGCTATCCGCGACCTTGAAGACATCATCGACTATTTCACAGAAAGAAACGTAGAAACAGGCGATCGGCTACTCAATGAATTCACCAAAAAATGTCGGTATCTCACCCAATTCCCCTTAATTGGTCGAAGCTATTCCCAGATTCGCAATTATCTGCGTGGTATTCCCATGCAAAACTACATCATCTTCTATCGCGTCATTGATGAAGACATAGAAATTATGCGAGTGATTAGAGGCGATCGGAATCTAGAAGCTATGTTTGAAGAAAACCCTTAG
- a CDS encoding ribbon-helix-helix domain-containing protein: MPITLQPEQEQFIQTQLATGRYANATEVIAEALQLLEKRNHYDLWVEELGNKIDIAAAELDRGEGLDGETAINQLRARLHKNREA, encoded by the coding sequence ATGCCTATCACCCTACAACCCGAACAAGAGCAATTCATTCAAACCCAGCTTGCCACAGGGCGCTACGCCAACGCCACTGAAGTAATTGCCGAAGCATTGCAACTTCTAGAAAAACGCAACCATTATGATCTCTGGGTCGAAGAACTCGGCAACAAAATCGACATCGCCGCCGCAGAACTTGATCGCGGTGAAGGACTTGATGGCGAAACAGCTATTAATCAGCTAAGAGCAAGACTTCACAAAAACCGCGAAGCTTAA